From a single Pseudophryne corroboree isolate aPseCor3 chromosome 6, aPseCor3.hap2, whole genome shotgun sequence genomic region:
- the TNFAIP8L3 gene encoding tumor necrosis factor alpha-induced protein 8-like protein 3 — translation MDTDSGDLSEGELSPGPELFSSKSFAVQAQKKVLSKMATKAMANMLIDDTSSEIFDELFKATKEHVRNKKEAHKILKDLIKVAVKVGILHRNNQFSPEEMEIVEKFRKKLNQTAMTAVSFYEVEYTFDKNVLSGLLHECKTLLHELVQRHLTAKSHSRINRVFNHFADVEFLTALYSLDGNCRPYLKRICDGVNKLLDERVL, via the coding sequence GACCAGAACTTTTCAGCTCAAAAAGCTTTGCTGTACAAGCACAGAAGAAGGTTCTGAGCAAGATGGCTACAAAGGCGATGGCAAACATGCTTATCGACGACACAAGCAGTGAAATCTTTGACGAGCTTTTCAAAGCCACTAAGGAACATGTGAGGAATAAGAAAGAGGCTCACAAAATCCTAAAGGACCTCATCAAGGTAGCTGTAAAAGTTGGCATTCTGCACAGGAATAATCAGTTCAGTCCAGAAGAGATGGAGATCGTGGAGAAATTCAGGAAAAAGCTCAATCAGACGGCTATGACGGCGGTCAGTTTCTACGAAGTAGAATACACTTTTGATAAAAATGTTCTTTCTGGACTCCTACATGAATGCAAAACTTTACTCCACGAATTAGTACAGCGTCACCTGACGGCAAAATCTCACAGTCGCATTAACAGAGTCTTCAATCATTTCGCCGATGTGGAATTCCTTACTGCCCTTTATAGCCTTGATGGAAATTGCAGGCCATACCTCAAAAGGATTTGTGACGGAGTGAATAAATTGCTTGATGAAAGAGTTCTTTAA